Proteins co-encoded in one Cyprinus carpio isolate SPL01 chromosome B5, ASM1834038v1, whole genome shotgun sequence genomic window:
- the LOC122137497 gene encoding cell surface glycoprotein MUC18-like isoform X1: MDNFRNMALPNTSLLLFVLQMCALAWQAWALVDLRMEDTVEVYMDESAEIPCLYSFTEQPMMVMVQWFVQEREGHRVRISFSDLTMQKVDENTSYSDRISVQSNSDGETLTIQDVKLSDEREFFCQVSGLSAGSEEGKTLLKVFDPPEPPVIEGVLSGVSVSGESPAKIASCETREGFPKPNITWYRDHIPIHPTSGLANMVTLLTRESSGLYTVQSELHYKVTKEDKDAHFSCEVSYFVPGAVRTSESKGINITVHYPTTSVEIWKESPEGLVREGDTVELRCQGDGNPPAPIIFNREQSDVELDSSQGLLVLKEVSRADSGVYECHSLGLDAVNHDEGLDTLQLTVHYLDPAVVVPKDSEVMLKGESLTATCNALSSLETSTVWFKDGIEVGRGHIMQLQDATFDTAGHYDCEVTLPSLPGLLTSGFVHIIVQGAPQMKDAEREIELMEKVGGWVNLSCEVRGYPRPAITWSITGSQSQSWREVVKGEMEDQVYSVVMLKVTTDAVAVCNSTNDFGIETKTFSIRSIPFSQTPTARKTSVDNSGVIIVVIIVSILLLAILGSVFYFLYKKGKLPCGRSGKQEIINVYSTKEKTNKDDIVVEMKAKKTEESVLLKGVNGEQKPPNDQNSTLSS, from the exons CTTGGGCGCTAGTGGATCTGAGGATGGAGGACACTGTAGAGGTCTACATGGATGAGTCTGCAGAAATCCCCTGCCTGTATTCCTTCACCGAGCAGCCCATGATGGTCATGGTCCAGTGGTTTGTG CAGGAACGTGAGGGTCATCGGGTCCGAATCTCATTCAGCGATCTGACCATGCAGAAGGTGGATGAGAACACGAGCTACAGCGATCGTATCAGTGTGCAATCAAACAGTGATGGAGAAACTCTGACCATTCAGGATGTTAAGCTGTCTGATGAAAGAGAGTTTTTCTGTCAGGTCAGTGGATTGTCAGCAGGCAGTGAAGAGGGCAAGACTCTTCTTAAAGTTTTTG ACCCCCCAGAGCCTCCCGTCATTGAAGGTGTCCTCTCTGGAGTTTCTGTGTCTGGTGAATCCCCAGCTAAG aTTGCATCTTGTGAGACCAGAGAAGGCTTTCCCAAGCCGAACATCACATGGTACCGTGATCACATCCCCATCCACCCCACTAGTGGCT TGGCGAACATGGTAACTCTACTGACGAGGGAATCCAGTGGTCTATATACAGTGCAGAGTGAGTTGCATTATAAGGTGACCAAGGAAGACAAAGACGCCCACTTTTCCTGTGAAGTTAGCTATTTTGTCCCAGGAGCTGTCAGGACATCCGAGTCCAAAGGCATCAATATTACAGTTCACT ACCCAACGACCAGCGTGGAGATATGGAAAGAATCACCCGAGGGCTTGGTCAGAGAGGGGGACACAGTGGAGCTTCGTTGTCAAGGCGATGGGAACCCCCCAGCACCCATCATTTTCAACCGAGAACAA TCAGACGTGGAGCTGGATTCCTCTCAGGGGCTGCTGGTTCTGAAGGAAGTGTCTCGAGCAGATAGCGGTGTGTATGAATGTCACTCTCTGGGCTTGGATGCTGTGAACCATGACGAGGGGCTGGACACCCTACAGCTCACTGTGCACT ATCTGGACCCAGCTGTGGTGGTGCCCAAAGACTCGGAGGTCATGCTGAAAGGAGAAAGTCTGACAGCCACCTGCAATGCCCTGTCGTCTTTAGAGACCTCGACTGTGTGGTTTAAG GATGGGATTGAGGTCGGGAGAGGACACATAATGCAGCTGCAGGATGCCACGTTTGACACAGCTGGACATTATGACTGTGAGGTGACTTTACCGTCTCTTCCAGGCCTGCTGACCAGCGGTTTTGTCCATATCATCGTACAGG GCGCGCCTCAGATGaaggatgcagagagagagattgagctGATGGAGAAAGTAGGGGGTTGGGTGAATTTGAGCTGTGAGGTGAGAGGTTACCCCCGACCCGCCATCACCTGGAGCATCACCGGCAGTCAG tctCAGAGCTGGCGTGAGGTTGTTAAAGGAGAGATGGAGGATCAAGTCTACAGCGTTGTGATGCTTAAAGTCACCACTGATGCTGTTGCTGTCTGCAATTCAACAAACGACTTCGGAATAGAGACCAAGACTTTCAGCATCAGGAGCA TTCCATTCTCCCAGACTCCAACAGCTAGAAAAACTTCAG ttGATAATAGTGGAGTGATTATTGTGGTGATTATTGTCAGCATCCTGTTGCTGGCCATCCTGGGCAGTGTCTTCTACTTCCTGTATAAAAAGGGCAAGTTACCCTGTGGACGTTCAGGCAAGCAAGAAAT CATTAATGTCTACAGCACCAAGGAGAAGACTAACAAAGATGACATCGTCGTAGAAATGAAGGCAAAAAAGACAGAGGAGTCTGTGCTACTGAAGGGCGTCAATGGGGAACAGAAACCTCCCAATGACCAG AACAGCACCCTTAGCTCATAA
- the LOC122137497 gene encoding cell surface glycoprotein MUC18-like isoform X2: MDNFRNMALPNTSLLLFVLQMCALAWQAWALVDLRMEDTVEVYMDESAEIPCLYSFTEQPMMVMVQWFVQEREGHRVRISFSDLTMQKVDENTSYSDRISVQSNSDGETLTIQDVKLSDEREFFCQVSGLSAGSEEGKTLLKVFDPPEPPVIEGVLSGVSVSGESPAKIASCETREGFPKPNITWYRDHIPIHPTSGLANMVTLLTRESSGLYTVQSELHYKVTKEDKDAHFSCEVSYFVPGAVRTSESKGINITVHYPTTSVEIWKESPEGLVREGDTVELRCQGDGNPPAPIIFNREQSDVELDSSQGLLVLKEVSRADSGVYECHSLGLDAVNHDEGLDTLQLTVHYLDPAVVVPKDSEVMLKGESLTATCNALSSLETSTVWFKDGIEVGRGHIMQLQDATFDTAGHYDCEVTLPSLPGLLTSGFVHIIVQGAPQMKDAEREIELMEKVGGWVNLSCEVRGYPRPAITWSITGSQSQSWREVVKGEMEDQVYSVVMLKVTTDAVAVCNSTNDFGIETKTFSIRSIPFSQTPTARKTSVDNSGVIIVVIIVSILLLAILGSVFYFLYKKGKLPCGRSGKQEITKEKTNKDDIVVEMKAKKTEESVLLKGVNGEQKPPNDQNSTLSS; this comes from the exons CTTGGGCGCTAGTGGATCTGAGGATGGAGGACACTGTAGAGGTCTACATGGATGAGTCTGCAGAAATCCCCTGCCTGTATTCCTTCACCGAGCAGCCCATGATGGTCATGGTCCAGTGGTTTGTG CAGGAACGTGAGGGTCATCGGGTCCGAATCTCATTCAGCGATCTGACCATGCAGAAGGTGGATGAGAACACGAGCTACAGCGATCGTATCAGTGTGCAATCAAACAGTGATGGAGAAACTCTGACCATTCAGGATGTTAAGCTGTCTGATGAAAGAGAGTTTTTCTGTCAGGTCAGTGGATTGTCAGCAGGCAGTGAAGAGGGCAAGACTCTTCTTAAAGTTTTTG ACCCCCCAGAGCCTCCCGTCATTGAAGGTGTCCTCTCTGGAGTTTCTGTGTCTGGTGAATCCCCAGCTAAG aTTGCATCTTGTGAGACCAGAGAAGGCTTTCCCAAGCCGAACATCACATGGTACCGTGATCACATCCCCATCCACCCCACTAGTGGCT TGGCGAACATGGTAACTCTACTGACGAGGGAATCCAGTGGTCTATATACAGTGCAGAGTGAGTTGCATTATAAGGTGACCAAGGAAGACAAAGACGCCCACTTTTCCTGTGAAGTTAGCTATTTTGTCCCAGGAGCTGTCAGGACATCCGAGTCCAAAGGCATCAATATTACAGTTCACT ACCCAACGACCAGCGTGGAGATATGGAAAGAATCACCCGAGGGCTTGGTCAGAGAGGGGGACACAGTGGAGCTTCGTTGTCAAGGCGATGGGAACCCCCCAGCACCCATCATTTTCAACCGAGAACAA TCAGACGTGGAGCTGGATTCCTCTCAGGGGCTGCTGGTTCTGAAGGAAGTGTCTCGAGCAGATAGCGGTGTGTATGAATGTCACTCTCTGGGCTTGGATGCTGTGAACCATGACGAGGGGCTGGACACCCTACAGCTCACTGTGCACT ATCTGGACCCAGCTGTGGTGGTGCCCAAAGACTCGGAGGTCATGCTGAAAGGAGAAAGTCTGACAGCCACCTGCAATGCCCTGTCGTCTTTAGAGACCTCGACTGTGTGGTTTAAG GATGGGATTGAGGTCGGGAGAGGACACATAATGCAGCTGCAGGATGCCACGTTTGACACAGCTGGACATTATGACTGTGAGGTGACTTTACCGTCTCTTCCAGGCCTGCTGACCAGCGGTTTTGTCCATATCATCGTACAGG GCGCGCCTCAGATGaaggatgcagagagagagattgagctGATGGAGAAAGTAGGGGGTTGGGTGAATTTGAGCTGTGAGGTGAGAGGTTACCCCCGACCCGCCATCACCTGGAGCATCACCGGCAGTCAG tctCAGAGCTGGCGTGAGGTTGTTAAAGGAGAGATGGAGGATCAAGTCTACAGCGTTGTGATGCTTAAAGTCACCACTGATGCTGTTGCTGTCTGCAATTCAACAAACGACTTCGGAATAGAGACCAAGACTTTCAGCATCAGGAGCA TTCCATTCTCCCAGACTCCAACAGCTAGAAAAACTTCAG ttGATAATAGTGGAGTGATTATTGTGGTGATTATTGTCAGCATCCTGTTGCTGGCCATCCTGGGCAGTGTCTTCTACTTCCTGTATAAAAAGGGCAAGTTACCCTGTGGACGTTCAGGCAAGCAAGAAAT CACCAAGGAGAAGACTAACAAAGATGACATCGTCGTAGAAATGAAGGCAAAAAAGACAGAGGAGTCTGTGCTACTGAAGGGCGTCAATGGGGAACAGAAACCTCCCAATGACCAG AACAGCACCCTTAGCTCATAA
- the LOC109071927 gene encoding TLC domain-containing protein 5-like — protein sequence MHELYLSAKMPLIVETSCSLIGWLFLYVLLCHLNSERDCEWNCRLVTLLHGILIVCVTAYISFIAGPWPFTHPGTENTSLQILALVLSLGYFLFDMAWCVYFRTEGPVMLAHHTMSILGIVLALELGESGIETCAVLFGSEITNPLLQARWFLKRMGRYDSLAGDVVDLLFILLFASVRIGVGSRMLYCVLASPKPLLIVKVGGVAIYTLSWIFMIDIARFACKKTRVKYRRWKEQYKLDEANGHAVKVK from the exons ATGCATGAGTTGTATCTGAG TGCAAAGATGCCTTTGATTGTGGAGACGAGCTGCAGTCTGATTGGCTGGCTCTTTCTGTATGTGCTGCTGTGTCACTTGAACAGTGAAAGAGATTGTGAGTGGAACTGCAGGCTGGTAACTCTGCTCCACGGCATCCTGATCGTCTGTGTGACTGCCTACATTAGTTTCATTGCTGGGCCATGGCCTTTCACACACCCAG GCACTGAAAACACATCTCTCCAGATCCTGGCTCTTGTTCTCAGTTTAGGATACTTCCTCTTTGACATGGCTTGGTGTGTGTATTTCCGCACTGAGGGTCCGGTGATGCTGGCCCACCATACTATGAGCATCCTCGGGATAGTGCTGGCACTAGAGCTCGGCGAGTCGGGCATCGAGACCTGCGCTGTCCTCTTCGGCAGCGAGATCACCAACCCGCTCCTGCAGGCCCGCTGGTTCCTCAAGCGCATGGGCCGCTATGACAGTTTAGCCGGAGATGTGGTGGACCTGCTCTTCATTCTTCTGTTTGCCTCTGTGAGGATTGGTGTTGGGAGTAGAATGCTTTATTGTGTATTAGCTTCTCCGAAACCATTGCTTATAGTGAAAGTTGGTGGGGTGGCTATTTACACTCTCTCCTGGATCTTCATGATAGATATTGCACGTTTTGCCTGCAAGAAAACTCGTGTCAAATACAGGCGATGGAAGGAACAGTACAAGCTGGATGAAGCTAATGGACATGCTGTTAAAGTGAAATAG